In a genomic window of Penaeus monodon isolate SGIC_2016 chromosome 27, NSTDA_Pmon_1, whole genome shotgun sequence:
- the LOC119590555 gene encoding uncharacterized protein LOC119590555, which yields MAPSTDSPWPPSFPRDVASSVVASVQHVTSSVRLLLVGCFQCQSLRIGCWRRQEEPDGAWFDCEKLQVEHPFCYVNPVALTEPASATTSPPLRENHAAAPADGSGKAASGRGVGTSLLAAPRTSSLPSYSSYSTSSHCKAKGEALPNGSATLLRNGGPTALKNGDVHRSSSSLVESFAAKLEADIRKLEYDRQRAEGEAVPRTPPNDFLLGDAILELPDYLRDAATEEMGAEDVDFLSDIRLDCRGFDDCADGEAGERPVDAQEVWQPEELEDAFECYNMAAFYSYGAPLASSGGRNASIHRGEKFEEVFPVTFHNNNTIKVYKPASESESPLTLPAKEEVVIENEIETPCEQTKRTITEDQLKEFIKMCVFAEDVSEVKVPCTKGTSICDDNVYYCSKSFNKHLIYNLVKSTMSECSKNYSQSIAVCVNYPVHLVQNKVLSVLQDQGSQYELIPSGLQVFRSNTLFSVSDNLLYQNQIMTERRIENVVIDELKKEDKLWQNVSQEEEELKEAIATEILDDIIGDATSLFKSILEKKLLT from the exons ATGGCACCCTCCACGGACTCCCCATGGCCGCCGTCGTTCCCTCGCGACGTGGCCTCGTCGGTGGTGGCCTCGGTCCAGCACGTGACGTCATCGGTCAGGCTCCTGCTGGTGGGCTGCTTCCAGTGCCAGTCCCTCAGGATCGGCTGCTGGAGGCGCCAGGAGGAACCCGACGGGGCGTGGTTCGACTGCGAGAAG CTCCAGGTCGAGCATCCCTTCTGCTACGTGAATCCTGTGGCGCTGACGGAGCCCGCCTCGGCGACGACCTCCCCCCCGCTTCGGGAAAACCACGCGGCCGCTCCCGCCGACGGCAGTGGCAAGGCCGCGTCGGGCAGGGGCGTCGGCACCTCGCTCCTGGCGGCGCCTCGCACCTCCAGCCTCCCCTCCTACTCCAGTTACTCCACCTCGAGCCACTGCAAGGCCAAGGGAGAGGCCCTCCCCAACGGCAGCGCCACCCTGCTGCGGAACGGCGGGCCGACCGCTCTCAAGAACGGCGACGTCcaccgcagcagcagcagcctcgTGGAGTCCTTCGCGGCCAAGCTCGAGGCTGACATCCGCAAGCTCGAGTACGACCGCCAGCGGGCCGAGGGCGAGGCGGTGCCCAGGACTCCGCCGAACGACTTCCTCCTCGGGGACGCGATCCTCGAGCTGCCCGACTACCTCAGGGACGCGGCGACGGAGGAGATGGGCGCCGAGGACGTCGATTTCCTCAGCGACATCCGGCTCGACTGCCGCGGATTCGACGACTGCGCGGACGGCGAGGCTGGCGAGAGGCCCGTCGACGCCCAGGAGGTGTGGCAGCCGGAGGAGCTCGAGGACGCCTTCGAGTGCTACAACATGGCGGCCTTCTACTCCTACGGCGCCCCCCTCGCCTCG AGCGGTGGTCGAAACGCTTCGATACACAGAGGGGAGAAGTTCGAAGAGGTTTTTCCAGTCACtttccacaacaacaacactataaaAGTCTACAAACCggcgagtgaaagtgagagtcCGTTGACTTTGCCCGCGAAGGAGGAAGTTGTGATAGAGAACGAGATTGAAACTCCCTGTGAACAGACTAAGCGAACTATAACAGAAGACCAGCTAAAGGAATTTATTAAAATGTGCGTTTTCGCCGAAGACGTGAGCGAAGTTAAAGTTCCTTGTACTAAGGGTACAAGCATCTGTGATGATAACGTATATTATTGTAGTAAAAGCTTTAATAAGCATCTTATTTATAATCTAGTCAAATCCACAATGTCTGAATGTAGTAAAAATTATTCTCAGTCCATTGCTGTATGTGTAAATTACCCAGTTCATTTAGTACAAAACAAAGTTCTCAGCGTTCTACAGGACCAGGGAAGTCAGTATGAGCTGATTCCTTCCGGTCTGCAGGTATTCAGATCCAACACCCTCTTTAGTGTATCCGACAACTTGCTTTACCAGAACCAAATCATGACCGAGAGACGCATAGAAAACGTGGTGATAGACGAGTTGAAGAAGGAGGACAAACTGTGGCAAAATGTAagccaagaggaggaggaactgaaAGAGGCTATAGCGACTGAAATCCTAGATGATATCATTGGTGATGCGACGTCTCTTTTCAAGTCTATAttagaaaagaaattattaacATGA